TATCCACTTTTTCAGCTCCTGCTCCAGATTGATCTTAAAATTCATGCGCTCAAATGAAGATGGTTTTACAATACCATCTTGCTTGATGAACCCGGCTGAAATGTAATAAAGGGATTTATCATTTCCACCGGAAATGGATAATTGGTAATTCTGCATGGCCGCATTACGAAACATTTCATCCTGCCAGTCGATATTGGCATTATACACCGATTGATCCATAGCCGGATATCCCAAATCAGAAAGTAAGTCCTGATATTCGTCTTTATTTAAAACATCTATTCTTTTAGCACGTTCCGAGAAACCATAGTAAGCATTCAACTCAATTTGTGCTTCCCCTTTCCGTCCTCTTTTTGTTGTAATCAATACTACCCCATTGGCACCCGCATTTCCATAGATTGCAGCAGAAGAGGCGTCTTTCAGTACTGTTATGCTTTCTATTTCGGAAGGGTTAATGGTTTTCGTGTCACTGGTCGGCACTCCATCCACCACGTACAAAGGTTCGTTTCCCGCATTGATAGACGTCGCTCCCCGGACACGAATAGAGAAACCTTCGTTCGGTTTTCCCGAAGGGGTGATGACCTGCACTCCCGCAGAACGTCCGGCAAGCGCCGAACCGAAGTCATTAACGGGAATGTTTTCAATATCCTTTGCCAGGACGGTAGATACAGCCCCCGTTATATCTTTCTTTTTCTGTACGCTATAGCCTACTACGACCACTTCATCCAGTTTCTTCACATCTTCTTCCAAGGTTACATTCAGCACCCGGTTGTCTCCAATTCTTTTTTCCTGGGACAGATAACCGAGAAAAGAGTATTGGAGGACTTCATTAGGATGGTCGACTTTGAGCTCGTACTTACCATCTATATTGGTCACCACTCCATTACTGCTTCCTTTCACCATCACACTGACCCCTATCATCGGCTCACCGGAAATATCCGTGACTTGCCCCGTCACACTTCTGACAGTAGCCGCCTGCGTAGGTTCCGTATCTTGCTGACGGACAATTTTGGAGATGCGGACAGTTTTGTTATTGATATCGAAAGATACATCTTGTCCTCGAAACAGATTATTCAGTACATTTTCAATTTTTTGTTGTTTGATGTCTATTGAAACCTTTCTTTTTGTATCAATATCCGGTGTCCGAAGGACAAACGTGTAGTTGTATCGCTTATTAATTGTTTCCAACGCCTCACCAATTGTCTTATTTTTGAGACTAAGCGTAATAAGTTCTTCATTATTCTGCGCCAATATTGGATTCGTCCAAATAAAAAGCGCCAATAGAATTGGTAAAAGATTGCTAAATAGCTCTCTAAAAAGAGCTGTTTTTTCATGATATTTCATACCTTTGGCAATGATCTAAGTTAATAATTAATTTTGTTAACTGATTTCCAAAACGGGAAAGTGTCGCAACCACTTTCTCGTTTATTTTTTTTTCTATTTATCCATCCATTCCGTGCATATATTATTAAGGTTAATAACTGGGTTGTTTATCTCGCTTTTCTTGAAATTTCAATAATATCCTGATCTCGTTTTATACATAAATCGTTGTCGATGTTCAGTGCTTCGAGCATCTCATCCAAAGAAAGTCCCTGGGCAAATGTGACAAAGAAATTTTCTTTGAGTAAAGCTTTATCCCTTATCACGATCTGGACATTGAAAAGACGTTGAAGTTCCGTTATAATCTCCTGCAGTGTCTTGTCTCTAAATGTATATTGTCCGTTTCGCCAGGACTGATAAGCATCTACGTCAAACTTTTCAAGTTTGAGTTGTTTTTTATCCAATATGGCTTTCTCACCGGGAACAAGGAAAATATCCTGCTTATTTAAATCTCCTTTTACCAATAAAGATATACTTCCTTCGAGCAGTGTAGCTTCCGTGCCTTTATCTTCTGTATACGAACGTACATTAAATCTCGTTCCATGTACCTTGATGCTTACATCTTTCGTATCTACAATAAAAGGACGTTCCGGATCTTTTGCCACTTCCAGAAAGGTTTCTCCGCTAACAAATATCTGGCGAACCTGGGCAAAGCGCTCGGGATAGACGATATGCGTACCGGAATTCAACCAGACTTTACTCTGATCCGGTAAAACGACTTCTTTCTTTTGCCCATATTCGGCATAGACTTCTATCCAGTTGACTTGCGGCTCCTTATTATCCAGATACAGATAAAGAGTGGCTCCCAATAAAGGGATAAAGAGAATAGCCGCGACACGCATCAGATAATGCATCGATTTTGTGAATATACTTCTTTGAGGAGACGGAGCTACTCCACCAATGGCTTCGCAGACCTTTACAAAGGCAGAAGAAGTCACTTCCCGGTCACAGACTACTTGTGACGACTCTCTCCATATTTCTTGCAGCTCCTGATCGAATTCCGGTTTTGACTCGTTCTCTATGAACCATCGTCCAAACGCACTTGAAGTGATGTCCTTTTTCAAGTTATAGAAATAGTCTTTCAACATTCCGGGAGGTAACAGTTTCATTTTTCTTCGTATTATCTGGTTATATCTGATATACGGAAGCTAGAAAAAGTACACCCAACGTTTTTTCGACTTTAACATTTATAAACGTTTAGGACTAGATAGAAGCATGAACAATGATGCTAAGACAGATCAGAAGATTGAAATTAAAATCAAAGTGAAAGAATAAATAAAGCTGCAGTCCAATAAAGAAATCCTCCCAACTTTTCACGAAGTATATGCAAAGCCATATTCAGATGACGTTCTACCGTACGTTTGGATATTCCCAATTTAGAGGCTATCTCATCGTTAGACAATCCTTGCAAACGACTCATCACAAACACTGCACGACGCTGCGGCGGCATATTGTCCACCTCTTTCATCACCAGGTTTTTAATATGCGACAGGTCATAAACACTTTCTATCATTTCATCTGTATGATCGCTGTCTTTCAGGGATGAAATGCTGTCTAAAGGTTCTGATATGACTAATGAACGAAAATAGTCTGCTATTTCATTCTTTGTGATGGAATACAAATAGTTGTTGAACTTCCGCTCACAATCAATCAGTTCCCTCTTTGTCCAGACTTTGATAAATACATTTTGGGCTATATCATCGGCAACAAAAGAATCCTTCACTATCCCCAATGTGAAAAAACGCACTTGAGGATAGTAACAATCAAAGAGGAGTTTAAAAGCATTTATATCTCCGGAAATCATTCGAGAGATAATATGACTCTCATTTTTCATAAACAGTTAGTGTAATATCACAAACTTTACCATCTTACACTTCCCAACATTTCCATCCTTTATTGGCGCAAATGTATACTACATACGTACGTACATTATAATATGGAAACTTTCTCTTCGTATCTTCACCATATCTTTTCACCTGCTCCACATGTTCGGGAAGGGGTTCGGTAAGTGCAAGCATCTTTTCTGCTTCTTTTGCACGATAATATTTGAATTCTACGACACGGTCATCTGTATAATAATCCGTACCGGGAATACCTGTCATTTCAAAATCCGAACGTCCTACGGAGTTGTTCTGTTCAATAGCAAATGTATAACAGCTACTTAGGTAACGCGAAACAAGCTCATAGAATGAACATCGGATGAAGTTCTCATTGATTTTATCAAATACCTGTGCAGGGAATTGTCCCAAATATTGCTCAAAATAGTTTTGTACCAGAGGTTCCAGACTTCGGTTGGAATCATAATACCGATACACCGGCACATAACGCTGCGCATTACCTTCTATCTTGTTCAACTGATTATAGTAGTCCATGTACACACTACGCATCGTCATATTAGGTAATGTTGTTACAAATTTATCTTTCAATGTCGTCATTCCCAAATAGAACAAGCTAATGGGATAAAACTCTTTATCAAAGAACTTTTTCTTATTAAATTTACTGGCAAGATCGGCTACATTATAAGGCAACTCATCATCAATAATCAATGCATCCAACATCGCTTTCGCATTATCCAGTGAAAGGGTAAGTCGACGAATCCAATTAATATCGGTACGTAGATTTTCATCTACCAGTTCGTCGGGAATACTACCAGCATTGGCCGCAAACTTCTTGAAGAAATAAGTCAGGATAGTAGCATTGAACAACCGATCACCATTGGGACGGAAACGATAACCATCATAGTTGCTTACGATTAGTTGCCAAATTTCATCGAAACGTTCTTGTCCTGTGGAGTATTTATCAAGTACATAACGCAGATATGTTTCTGTCTCTTCGTATGTAAACCCGAGCATATTCAGAAAATTAGGTTCAAGAGTCAATATCTCTGCTATATTATATCCACTGGTCAAATCATCCATCGTAACAGGTAATACACCTGTACAGAAGCAGGTACGGATACTCCCCTCACCTATTCCGGCTTTTATCACTTTAAAGAAAGTACGCAAAAAACTGTCATTCGTCGTCACTTCCTCATAAAGCGGATCGTTGTATGCTGTAAGCAACTGATTAGTGAAGTTATCATATTCATCAATCAATAGATAAACTTTTGGAAATTCATGAGAACGAGCATAATTAAGAACTTCTTCCAACATTTTGGAAGCGTCTCCCCGAGTAGTAAACTGAAAATCACCGAACAAATCTCTGTTATGCTCTACCATCACATCTACCGGGCCACAGTTCAAATCATTAAAGTTTTGAGCCAATCCTTCAATAGTATCCGCCATTACCATTTTCGAAAAATCGTAGCGAATAATCATATAACTGTTATGCTCTTTTGTCGGATGGTTACCTATCCAGGTTCCCCCAAACAGTTCTTCAAACCGATGCGCTTTTGTACGGTCATAATAGCAAGCCAAAGTAGAAACCAACAAACTTTTTCCAAAACGGCGGGGACGGAGAAATACAGGAGCATTATAATCCTCTAATTTAGGAATATAATCAGTCTTATCAACATAATAAAAACCACGTTCACGCAAATCTATGAAATCCGCTACTGCATAAGGAATAGTTATTCTTGCCATAATCATACTATTTTCTCTATAGACAAACAAAGGTACAAAATTGTTAGCAAAAAGAAGGACAATTACTTATTATAATATTATTCTTCCTGTTTCCATACATAAAACACATTCCTTCCCGCCCCTCTCTTACGCAGTTTTCCCTCCTGAATAAAAGTATTCAAATCATCAACAGCTTTCAGCCGGGCTACTCCTGTCAGTCTGCTGTATTCTATGCGGGTGATTCCTCCATTCTTCTTCAGAAACTCCTGTAACATTTGAAGACGTTGTTCGACAGGTATCTCCGCTTTACTGACAGTCCGTCCCGATTTGGGCACACGTTCAAGTCTCATTTCCCGTCTTACCTTCAATTTAAAATTTTTGGAAGTACGCAGGTGTACATTGTCAAAACAGATAGATTCGGAACGGATTTCTTTTTTAGTCATTACCTTCTGAGTGCATTTCAAAGAGACACTAAGATGTCCCAGCTCTCCAAGCTCCACAATATAGCCACGCGCCAAGAGACTACCAAGTTCATCTATTACAGCCCCCAACACCCCGTCAACCATATTCTGGGGAAAATGTTGATAACGTGACACACGTTCTATAAACTCTTTTTGGGAATAAGTCCCGCTCGGAACTATCCGTGCATGAAGTGGTTGCTTCTCGCCGGTATTCTGAACGTCCGGTGTCTCATACAAATCATAATACGCACTCATAAGCAGCTATATTTTATTGAGTTATCATTTACTATTTTCTTGCCTGATATTTAATCTCTCTTATACCAATCATTAGTTCTTGGCTAGCATATATTTATTCGTCTGACTATAGTGTAACTTGCATCTGACTATAGTTACTCTTTCGTCTGACTATAGTTAGACGAAAAAGCAACTATAGTCAGACGATTAGTTTATTGCATGCAAAGATATACTTTATCGCAATACAACTTATAAATATTAAGAAGAAAAGACTTAGTTGACCGGTAGAAATTAATCACCCAACAGCAACTTAGTCACAGCAGCAGTATTCAAAGCCCATTCACGGGTATATACTTCATCGGCTTCCGGTGTATCAGCCAACTTCAACCCCTGTGCTTGTGCTTTGATTGCCAACAGTTCGCCCACAGTGGTTTTGGCTTCCAGTTTATCCAGATACTTTTCAATAGTCTGTGTATCCAAAGAAAGAATGGTCTGTCCGCCGAAAGGTATTTCCAACCATACAACTTCCCGTTCCTTCACTTTCAGGACTCCGAAAACAAGTCCTTTCTGCACGCTTTGAGAAACTCGTACCTGATGCTGAACACAAGAAGGGTCATAAGCCACTCCGTTTCTCTCCGATATTTTCATCGGGTAAGCGGAGTTCATCCAACCTACCACCAGATTAGGAGAGATAGCCCCATTGCTATACGCATTGCAGGTGAAAGCAACATATTGCGCACCTACACGGTTCAACTCATTCAAATCCAATTCGATATACTCGGCAGTACCTTTCTTGTCGGGGATGCTTCGGATATCTCCGCTATGTTTAGCACCAATAGCTTTCAAATTGAAGTAGGAACATACTTCTGTCGTTGAGGGCATAGTGATATGACAGCTCAAGTCCATATCCAAATGCTGTGCCGGAAGTCCTTTTCCCCATTGCATAAACAATCGAACCTTATCTCCTTCCACCGGGAAACGTGTACCCTGCAATGCACAGGAAGTATCCTGAACCGTTTCGCTACGGTCGCCGATAGACAATGGAATATGAAACAACATAGGATCAATATACATACTTGCGCTTCCACTCCCAGCACCCGCATTAGCAAAGCGGGCAGCAACAACCTCTTTACACAAATCCTGTACCTCTTTCACCATCTCTTTAAGCTGGTCTTCCATATAAAGACTCACCAAATAGTGAGGCTCTATCAAAAGCGCATTACCACCTAAAGGTTTCACCATTCTCTTATGTCCTTGCTCAAAGTAACTCTCCGCATACATACCCAAAGTGACCACCAAACGAGCCGGCAACAAATGAACGACTTCTTTAAATGCCGCCAACGTTTCTTCCGGACCGAACCAAAGCATATTGGCAAACAGGGAACGTGCAAACATACCCGGGCGTTGCTTCAACAAAGCGAATGTCTGGGCCGCATCTGCTTTCAAACGGCTACGTTCCACTTCTCCCTGCCAAACTGTATATGCCTGACAGTAGAATACGTCCATCAACTCTTTCAAATTTTCGAATCCCGGTTTACGAGCATATTCCGCCAAACGCAATGCACGTATCATACGTACCCACATTTCTCTTTTCGGATGCATCATTTCACAAGACTTCTCCGGAGCCATCGCCAAATTATTCAACCAAAAGGCCACCATTTTACACTCGCGACGGGTATATTTCAATTTTAATTCTTCCCGCTTTGCCTGGGCAGCCGAACGGCTTTTATCCAAAGCATTGCACAGATGTGCATTGTTTCTACCCGCTTTACGAATGAGGGTCTTTGGCTCTAGGATTTGCAAGAATCCGGTTTTCTTATACCACAAATAACGCAATATATCATTCGGAGCAGAGAAATAAATCTGCGCTTCCTGTGCCCTATCCTGCTCTACCAGTGTGTCGATCACCAGCATCAGAGTTTCTTTCATCTTGATTCCGACTGCCGGCAACGGAAGTTCAGCCAGCAAGATTTTCAAGCTGTCCACTTGTGTTGCATCAAGAGCCGTACGTGATTCCAGCAAGTCACCAAAGAAAGCATTCAGCTCTTTTTCCTGCCAAAGTTCCAACACTTTCAATTTACTGGCTTGTCCGAAATATTCTGTAGATGCCGTTTCAAACGGAGTTCCGCAGAACGGACAACCGTTGTATCGTTCCAAGGGGAATGTATTATCAGGAATCACGTGTCCGCAAGATAGTTTCACACCTTTCTTACTATTGAACATGTTAGCAAGCCATGTAATCCAATGATCCAAACGTGTTTCTCCGGTAGGTGTATCCCAACCTTTCACCAATGGAGCCCAGTTGAGTGACACACCCAATACTTCTTTCATCACCTGGAGAATCTCCACCTGTTGTGCCGGATACAACTGATTGACAGCATGCAACAACTCTTCGGATAAGCTATACCCCACTTTTCGAAGTTGAGCAACCAATGTTACAGTAGTCGAAGTCAATGCTTCGCGCTTTTCTGTTCCTTCTATCGCTGGCAAATAAATTGCATGTTGCCTGATAGATACTTTCAACAAATCTTTTTTCATACGTTGTGTTTTTTAAGTAAGGTAATCGGAAGACTGTGAATCAATGGAGCATTCCTGCAGTGTTGAAGTAAGTCTTCCTTGACCTTAGTTTATAAAAAAGAGGTAGAACAGGCCGGATTCGAACCAGCAATAGCCACCGTTAAGAAGTAAGCCCCGGTTGACCTCATTTCAGATAATCCCGAAGCTACTGTCCTACCTCTATATTTGTTTTTTGTGGAGCAGGCCGGAGTCGAACCGACGACAGTCACGGGATAGAAGTAAATCTTAATTGACCTTTTTATCAAGATGATCTCAAGATTAAAGATGATGCTCTACCCACTGAGCTACTGCCCCTTTGCGAAACAGGAAAACGGATAATCGTACTGGTAATGTTCTACCTAAAAGAGTGTGTTGAAGTAACCCGTACTTGACCTGTTTCCTTGTTTCCTCGACAAAGATAGAAGCAGCAATACGCAGCCTTTTTGCGTAGCTCAAACTTTTTTGCTCTTTTGAAGAAAAAAACAGTAAAAAATGAATGAACAGGACTTGTTTTGTGAAGAAAGAGAAACTTCCCTATGTCGAACGCATTAGTCATATAGGTAGCACAGCCATCAAAGGGATTTGGGCAAAGCCTATTATAGATATAATTTATAAAAACATAGAAAACACCCTCGAATGGAATCATCCGAGAGCAAACGAAAAAACAACCTGTGTCAGAAACACAGATTGTTTATCAAACTAAATCCGATTTATTATTTTTAGTCATGCCGTAAAGATAGGCATATTCTATTTAATGGCAAAACGGGCAGTCATTTCATATCTCAACTTGATGACACGATACTGTTCGGTAGCAGCTGTGCCCATACTAACATTGCTCTGTGCCTGAAAAGGAAGATAACGGCTTATGTTGTTATCGGCAGGTTCGATGATACGAATGACTTCACCCAATTGCTGTCCCATCGCTTCCACCAAGTAGGATGCTTTTTCACGGGCAGCTTTCAACGCTTCAATCTTACCTTGCTTCCGATACACTGGCAAATCCTTATGCTTCAATTCTCCGATGTGCATGGACTCAATTCCCCATGTATTAACAGAACGAATAATAGAATTGATCTGCTCAAAATCGGTCAACCGGATATCCAATTGCTTACCTATCAGAAATTCCTTTCCTCTTTGGCGCCAATAATCCCCTATTTCCTGTGTACGGATAGCATCATCCGCTATTCCGATTTTGCGCAAACTCCGACGCAAATCCTTTTCAATCATAGCCAATGGCACTTTCGTCCGAAAATCTTCTTCTTTATTGGATTTACCTGTATACTCTTCCTGCCAATACTCCTTAATCTGAATCAGAAAATGTATTTCATCCGGAACGACTTCAATCTCCGAAGAACCGGTCACTTCAATATATTTCCCATCACTTTCTTGAGCATTGACAACCATACTCCATGCAAACAAAACAAAAGCTAATAAAAATACCTTTTTCATATCTTTGATTTTATAGTACAACCTCATTTACAGCATCCGAATGATTATATCACAAAGCTATTAAAAAAAACTGTAAAATCGATCTTATCCCCAAATATCAATCTAGCTTTTTCGAAGGGCAAATATAATCGTTTTTTATGATTATATGACGCTTTGGTGAAATTTAAGGAACAAGGTATCCGAAAAAGCACAAAAATAGTATCTTTGCCTGCGATTTATTCACAAAGATGTGATAAAGCTATTTTTAATCATTTAATAATAAAGACTATGATTAGATTAAATGTTTTCGTCCGCGTAAGCGAGACAAACCGCGAGAAAGCGATTGAGGCAGCTAAAGAACTGACTGCTTGTTCCTTGAAGGAAGAAGGATGCATTGCTTATGATACTTTCGAAAGCAGTACCCGTCACGACGTTTTCATGATTTGTGAAACATGGCAGAATGCTGAAGTATTGGCAGCTCATGAGAAATCCTCTCATTTTAGCAAGTATGTAGGTATCATTCAGGAATTAGCTGAAATGAAACTGGAGAAGTTCGAATTCTAAATGAAACACGGAGAATAGATATACTATCTATCCAACTATCATCAAAAAAGAGAGAGACATTCTTCTTCGAAAGGAAAGAATGTTTCTCTCTTCTTATTTCCAGTTCTCACGGGAGTAGGACTGTATGAAGTGTTAGTCCAGCTTCTTATGAATAAATGTCCCTTCAATCCAATAAGTTGCGTGATTCGATTCAAATTTCAGCAGCACATAGCCCGGATCGGTAGGACCTCCAGGGAAATGATCGATAAACCAGTCCTGCCAAAGTTCCCGTTTCATCTTCTCGTCGGTTACCACTTCCACTGTTCCCGTTAATGCCACACTGTCTCCCTTATCCTGAAAGCATAATCCGGCTTTCGGATTCGACAGAAAGTCAATGGTCTTTAATGAATCCGCTCCGGTAGACATCCAAATAGTAGAAATCCCCTCTGTTGCAATCTTGCTCATCGGCACAGGACGGGGATACCCCTCTTTATTTACAGAAGCAAGCACTACCACTTCACATCTCTGCAACAACTCGGTTGCTTTCTCTCTCATTGTTTTTGTTGACATAATCTTATTGGATTTATATTGCGGACAAATATAGTGAAAATAAAATCTAATTCACAATACGCCCGTTTGCCTTTGCCTTTTGAAGCCATTCTGGGACAATTTCTTTGAGAAATTTATCTTTGTCCGCCTTTTCAACAACCATATCCAAACCGATATATTGCTGTGCTTTTTCTTTCGTTGTAATATCCGGAAGCGGTACATTATCTGTATATCCATGCGCTACAAGTACTTTACCGATAAGCATACGAGCTTGAAATACTTTATTTAAACCATGCCCCAAAATACGCATTGTTTCCTGCGGGGCATGAAAAGAACCACCATGAGAAGATACGCCGAAATCCCACCTCCATTGTGCCTGACGAATCAACAGCAAGGTCTCTTGCATTTCATTTTCTGTAGCTCCTATATCCCAAGTAAACTTCGCTTCAATATGTGCTTTTGCCAACTCTTTTTCTAAAAGTGTACGCAACTCATTTGCCTTTTGCTGACGTTCGTATACATTCTTACAGAGTGTCTCTTTATTATCACGATGGCAAGTCTGACAAGTACGTTCAGTCACTGCTAACGGATTCTGAATATGGTGATCGCTATATTTTATCCCTCCTTCATCATTGTAAGGCATATGACAGTCAGCGCACGACACACCACGCTGGGCGTGTATGCCCATCTGAAAAATTTCATAATCAGGATGTTGAGCCTTTAGTATAGGAGCACGACTCAATTGATGAATATAATCAGTAAATCCGATTTCATCATAATACTTTTCTAAATCTTCAACAGTGAAACCCTTATCCCAAGGAAAAGTAGGATATTTTATGTTCCCCTTGAAATAATACTCCGAATGACACTGCGCACAGACCAATGAACGCATTTCCTGTGGAGTGGCATGAGTGATATCTCTACCTTGACGACTAAAAGCTTCAGTGAGCGACGGACGGCTGATATGTAAATCCATATTTTTAGGTTCATGACAATCGGCACATCCTATAGGGTTTACAATTTCGGCTCCCCAGGCAGCCCACTTATTATTATAAAAGGAATCTCCCCCAATAACTTCTATCATACGGGGAACATCAGAACTTTTACACATCCAGCAACTTGCAAATTGAGGACCGTCAGCAGCATCCATAGGCGCACCAGTACGAAGTGAATGAACAATATCCTGTAAAGCGTACATATGCCCGCGCGGTGTTGAATAATCTTTAGAAAAAGCATAGCCAGCCCATAATATGACCATTTCCGGACGTTGCGCTAAAACATCAATAGAGGTTCTTCCATTTAAGCTGCCGTGTAAATCGGTCGATGTCGTATCCACCCACGTCTTATATTCACGTGGATAGTTTTCAGCAAAAATAAAGCTACGTGCTTCTATTCCGTTTATCTTTCTCTTTTTCTCATAGGTCACATTTACAACCTCTGTTCTGTGTTCCATCAGGAATGAAATGATTACTCCCGATGCAAAAATAACAGCCATTGCAAGAGCGAATAGTACCCACCTCTGCCAGGGTTTGAGCTTATCTTTCATTATTTGCTTTTTTTCTTTTAAAATACCTTCTGTTTATTGTACTAAATTATATTTGCCAAAGACAAAATAACGGAGAAACAACTTCCTTTTCCTACTTCTGAATGCACTTCTATACGTCCAGCCAGTCGTTCAATAATCACTTTACAAATGGAAAGTCCCAAACCACTCCCCTGCTCAAATTCATCAGCCTTGTAAAAGCGATCAAAAATCATCATAAGTTCCTTATCGTCAATCCCTTTGCCAGTATCTTTTACGTAAACGCAAACTTCCTGATGTTCTTTATATATTTTGCACCCCAAAGTAATAGTTCCTTCTTTAGTAAACTTATTTGCATTATTCAGGAAATTAGAAATGACTTGAGTAAAACGGAAGCAGTCGATATTAACCGGCAAGGAAACTGTTTCATCAAGTTCAAGGATAAAACATAATGAAGGCTGAATCAGTGCTTGGTAAGTGACATAAATCTCCTTTATTATTTTCGTAACGTTATGTTCCTTTATATCAAAGGATAAGTTGCCTGAATCTAAACGAGATATTTCTAATACATCATTCACCAGTTTTAAAAGCAATTCATTATTATTATTGACTATTTCAATCATGGCAGCTTTTTCCTCCGGTTCTATTTCATCAGCCCCCTCACCTATCAATAAATTTGTGAAACCTACAATAGCATTGAGCGGTGTACGGATTTCATGACTCATGTTATTCAGAAATGACTGTTTCAACTCTGCTTTTTCTGCTATCTGTTTCGCTAGAATCAACTGTTGTTCATGCTCTACCAAGTTCTGAATATTCTGCATAATACCTGCCAACATAATCTCTCCCTGAGCATCTTTTAAGGTACTGCACCGAAGCTCATACCATTGAAAATCGGCCCCTTGTCCTCCAAAGCAAAAACGTATTCGTTGTATTTGCATACTGGGAGATTGATATAATGTTTCGTAGAACGAACTAAGCAATTGTACATCGTCAGGATGGGTATATCTCATTATATCCTCTTTTGTAAACCTCCGTTGCTCCATGCCAACCAACCGTACATAATTATCATCAAATTCAAAAACACCTTCCTGAATATTCCAAAGTGAAATTTTCCCGCCGTTCATAGAAAGAGTCAACCGTTTGTGCGCTTCTTCCAACATTTGAAGATTCTTACGCTCCATCAACGAACGACGATGCGTACGTAACAGACTAATGGTAACCAAAACAAAAGAGAAAACAAATAGCCCACCCAACAAATAAAGTTCTTTTCGATAACGATCATAAAACGGATAGTTGATAATGCGAACATCTTGCGGAACATTACTAATATCACCCGCATA
The Bacteroides luhongzhouii DNA segment above includes these coding regions:
- a CDS encoding DNA-binding protein → MSAYYDLYETPDVQNTGEKQPLHARIVPSGTYSQKEFIERVSRYQHFPQNMVDGVLGAVIDELGSLLARGYIVELGELGHLSVSLKCTQKVMTKKEIRSESICFDNVHLRTSKNFKLKVRREMRLERVPKSGRTVSKAEIPVEQRLQMLQEFLKKNGGITRIEYSRLTGVARLKAVDDLNTFIQEGKLRKRGAGRNVFYVWKQEE
- a CDS encoding GrpB family protein, with protein sequence MNRTCFVKKEKLPYVERISHIGSTAIKGIWAKPIIDIIYKNIENTLEWNHPRANEKTTCVRNTDCLSN
- a CDS encoding ATP-binding protein, which codes for MARITIPYAVADFIDLRERGFYYVDKTDYIPKLEDYNAPVFLRPRRFGKSLLVSTLACYYDRTKAHRFEELFGGTWIGNHPTKEHNSYMIIRYDFSKMVMADTIEGLAQNFNDLNCGPVDVMVEHNRDLFGDFQFTTRGDASKMLEEVLNYARSHEFPKVYLLIDEYDNFTNQLLTAYNDPLYEEVTTNDSFLRTFFKVIKAGIGEGSIRTCFCTGVLPVTMDDLTSGYNIAEILTLEPNFLNMLGFTYEETETYLRYVLDKYSTGQERFDEIWQLIVSNYDGYRFRPNGDRLFNATILTYFFKKFAANAGSIPDELVDENLRTDINWIRRLTLSLDNAKAMLDALIIDDELPYNVADLASKFNKKKFFDKEFYPISLFYLGMTTLKDKFVTTLPNMTMRSVYMDYYNQLNKIEGNAQRYVPVYRYYDSNRSLEPLVQNYFEQYLGQFPAQVFDKINENFIRCSFYELVSRYLSSCYTFAIEQNNSVGRSDFEMTGIPGTDYYTDDRVVEFKYYRAKEAEKMLALTEPLPEHVEQVKRYGEDTKRKFPYYNVRTYVVYICANKGWKCWEV
- a CDS encoding FecR family protein, which codes for MKLLPPGMLKDYFYNLKKDITSSAFGRWFIENESKPEFDQELQEIWRESSQVVCDREVTSSAFVKVCEAIGGVAPSPQRSIFTKSMHYLMRVAAILFIPLLGATLYLYLDNKEPQVNWIEVYAEYGQKKEVVLPDQSKVWLNSGTHIVYPERFAQVRQIFVSGETFLEVAKDPERPFIVDTKDVSIKVHGTRFNVRSYTEDKGTEATLLEGSISLLVKGDLNKQDIFLVPGEKAILDKKQLKLEKFDVDAYQSWRNGQYTFRDKTLQEIITELQRLFNVQIVIRDKALLKENFFVTFAQGLSLDEMLEALNIDNDLCIKRDQDIIEISRKAR
- a CDS encoding RNA polymerase sigma-70 factor; protein product: MKNESHIISRMISGDINAFKLLFDCYYPQVRFFTLGIVKDSFVADDIAQNVFIKVWTKRELIDCERKFNNYLYSITKNEIADYFRSLVISEPLDSISSLKDSDHTDEMIESVYDLSHIKNLVMKEVDNMPPQRRAVFVMSRLQGLSNDEIASKLGISKRTVERHLNMALHILREKLGGFLYWTAALFILSL
- a CDS encoding putative quinol monooxygenase; this translates as MIRLNVFVRVSETNREKAIEAAKELTACSLKEEGCIAYDTFESSTRHDVFMICETWQNAEVLAAHEKSSHFSKYVGIIQELAEMKLEKFEF
- a CDS encoding pyridoxamine 5'-phosphate oxidase family protein, with protein sequence MSTKTMREKATELLQRCEVVVLASVNKEGYPRPVPMSKIATEGISTIWMSTGADSLKTIDFLSNPKAGLCFQDKGDSVALTGTVEVVTDEKMKRELWQDWFIDHFPGGPTDPGYVLLKFESNHATYWIEGTFIHKKLD
- a CDS encoding SIMPL domain-containing protein, which produces MKKVFLLAFVLFAWSMVVNAQESDGKYIEVTGSSEIEVVPDEIHFLIQIKEYWQEEYTGKSNKEEDFRTKVPLAMIEKDLRRSLRKIGIADDAIRTQEIGDYWRQRGKEFLIGKQLDIRLTDFEQINSIIRSVNTWGIESMHIGELKHKDLPVYRKQGKIEALKAAREKASYLVEAMGQQLGEVIRIIEPADNNISRYLPFQAQSNVSMGTAATEQYRVIKLRYEMTARFAIK